Proteins encoded by one window of Salvia splendens isolate huo1 chromosome 5, SspV2, whole genome shotgun sequence:
- the LOC121803849 gene encoding protein trichome birefringence-like 19 — protein MRSQASDLPVGKAQPRRKTSRLAPLIALIILLTIPLYYPALRDSSKKLYETTSPRLEDLEDPITLTSHVEEAPPTENPCSIDCHDDNKASVDTAVVVDRQPAPGRRKRMKSGKGQREDEKVQAMMRGRSSHRGKIRSRVFEGDECDLFSGEWVPDPDGPYYTNETCYAIQEHQNCLKFGRPDRGYLKWRWKPDECELPLFDPQQFLQLVRGLSLAFVGDSVARNHMQSLICLLSRVASPVDMSEPGDQNKRYEYREHDFNITMFWSPYLVKTAKTDPNDERRPYELFLDEPDPHWTSQVALFNYVIISAGHWFFRPTYFSLHGRRMGCLYCPEPDVTHLTSYFSYRRAFRTAFRAINDAGFGGVAFLRTYAPSHFEGAAWDKGGDCARTRPYRRSEVVLEDYSLEMYLIQLEELRIAQKAAGRRSGGKFKLFDATVAMLLRPDGHPSKYGHWPVINNTLANDCVHWCLPGPIDAWNDFLLQLFKTELE, from the exons ATGAGATCCCAGGCTTCGGACCTTCCCGTTGGGAAGGCTCAGCCACGAAGAAAAACATCAAGGCTCGCTCCATTAATCGCTCTAATCATTCTTCTAACAATCCCTTTATATTACCCTGCATTAAGAGATTCGTCGAAAAAGTTGTACGAAACGACGTCGCCGCGGTTGGAAGATCTGGAGGATCCAATTACCCTGACTTCCCATGTTGAAGAAGCCCCTCCAACTGAAAACCCTTGCTCCATCGACTGCCACGACGACAACAAGGCCAGCGTGGACACGGCCGTTGTCGTCGACCGCCAACCCGCCCct GGAAGAAGAAAGAGGATGAAATCTGGGAAAGGGCAGAGAGAAGATGAAAAGGTGCAGGCGATGATGAGAGGGAGGAGTAGCCATCGTGGGAAAATAAGAAGCCGAGTCTTCGAAGGGGATGAGTGCGACTTGTTTTCGGGCGAATGGGTACCGGATCCGGATGGCCCGTATTACACGAATGAGACGTGCTATGCAATTCAGGAGCACCAGAATTGTCTCAAGTTCGGACGGCCTGATCGGGGGTATTTGAAATGGAGGTGGAAGCCCGACGAGTGTGAGCTGCCCCTTTTCGACCCGCAACAGTTTCTGCAGCTCGTTAGGGGGCTATCATTAGCTTTTGTCGGCGATTCTGTTGCCAGGAATCATATGCAGTCTTTGATTTGTCTCTTGTCCAGG GTTGCCAGTCCAGTAGACATGTCGGAACCAGGGGACCAAAACAAACGGTACGAGTACAGAGAGCACGATTTCAACATTACCATGTTCTGGTCTCCCTACTTGGTCAAAACCGCAAAAACCGACCCGAACGACGAGCGGCGCCCTTACGAGCTTTTCCTCGACGAGCCCGACCCCCACTGGACCTCCCAGGTCGCCCTCTTCAACTACGTGATCATCTCGGCAGGCCACTGGTTCTTCCGCCCCACCTACTTCAGCCTCCACGGCCGCCGCATGGGGTGCCTCTACTGCCCGGAGCCCGACGTCACCCACCTCACCTCCTACTTCAGCTACCGCCGTGCCTTCCGCACGGCCTTCCGGGCCATCAATGACGCCGGTTTCGGGGGCGTGGCGTTCCTGAGGACGTACGCGCCGTCGCACTTCGAGGGGGCGGCGTGGGACAAGGGCGGGGACTGTGCAAGGACGAGGCCGTACAGGAGGAGCGAGGTGGTGCTGGAGGATTACAGCCTGGAGATGTATCTGATACAGCTGGAGGAGCTGAGGATAGCGCAGAAAGCGGCCGGGAGGAGAAGCGGAGGGAAGTTCAAGCTGTTTGATGCGACGGTGGCGATGCTGCTGCGGCCGGATGGACATCCTAGTAAATATGGTCATTGGCCGGTCATCAATAACACATTGGCTAATGACTGCGTGCATTGGTGCTTGCCTGGACCCATTGATGCTTGGAATGATTTTTTGCTCCAGTTGTTCAAGACAGAATTAGAATAG
- the LOC121802088 gene encoding uncharacterized protein LOC121802088 has protein sequence MGGGEGEDPQKLKRIAAAAYDYDNDSRWADYWSNILIPPHLASRNDVVDHYKRKFYQRDIDPDLVVEAMATSSSSQSTTTSNPPQQSSSSTANPSDTRQRSSGSSGRTSGASTTPPTNSTSLRWDQHTIQFSVNAWVFIVAVLAIFPLVPRNLSNRAYRLSFFGTACSSLYSLYSLYGKPRAWNLQAVQVWFQSVVVTKDFMYSIYCLTFVSSHLVLKFALLPIMCRALEHVAKFLRSNFSRSTIYRKYLEDACIWVESNATTLSILSSQAEIGLGFLLIISLLSWQRNIIQTFMYWQLLKLMYHAPATASYHRSAWSNVGRIANPLIQHYAPFLNTPMATVQKWWLR, from the exons ATGggtggtggagaaggagaggatcCCCAGAAGTTGAAGCGAATTGCGGCTGCGGCCTACGATTACGATAACGACTCCCGCTGGGCAGATTATTGGTCCAATATTCTCATTCCGCCGCACTTGGCATCCCGCAACGATGTCGTTGACCACTACAAGCGCAAGTTCTACCAGCGTGACATC gACCCTGATCTAGTTGTCGAGGCAATGGCGACCAGCAGCTCATCCCAGTCGACAACAACATCAAACCCACCGCAACAATCCTCGTCATCAACTGCTAACCCCAGCGATACTCGCCAAAGGAGTTCAG GGTCCTCTGGTAGAACATCGGGGGCATCAACTACTCCACCAACCAATTCTACATCATTGCGTTGGGATCAACATACAATCCAATTTTCTGTCAATGCTTGG GTTTTTATCGTGGCAGTCCTTGCAATATTTCCACTTGTTCCAAGGAACCTCTCCAATCGGGCATACCGGCTTTCCTTTTTTGGGACTGCATGTTCTTCCTTGTATTCGTTGTATTCACTATACGGG AAACCTAGAGCATGGAACTTGCAGGCTGTGCAAGTGTGGTTCCAGTCGGTGGTAGTCACCAAAGATTTTATGTACTCAATCTACTGCCTTACCTTTGTCAGCTCACATCTGGTTCTCAAAT TTGCTTTACTTCCTATAATGTGCCGGGCACTTGAGCATGTTGCAAAGTTCCTGAGGAGTAACTTTAGTAGATCAACCATATACAG GAAATACTTGGAAGATGCTTGTATTTGGGTAGAATCAAATGCAACTACCCTTAGCATTCTCTCCTCACAGGCTGAAATTGGACTTGGGTTCCTTCTGATTATATCTTTGTTATC GTGGCAGCGCAACATTATACAAACATTTATGTACTGGCAG CTACTGAAGCTTATGTACCATGCTCCTGCCACTGCTAGTTATCACCGAAGTGCATGGTCTAACGTTGGGCGAATAGCGAATCCATTAATCCAGCACTACGCCCCATTTTTGAACACCCCAATGGCAACCGTTCAAAAATGGTGGTTGAGATGA
- the LOC121805310 gene encoding translation initiation factor eIF-2B subunit delta-like isoform X2 produces MIPHVSTDLPRHFPPLSHNTSNFSTPSPITKSPNGGANVPLKEKTTKAQRRAIQEAQRAAKAAIKGEGSRTARVDSANAGKTVKPAPQRKDNSSVAASEIKRRDSQTDKGRKKDFPNPRMQFGDENRFDKTKKRSVVKQAEARKIVELFRHLPQYDHGAKLTHLESNFFRLAPIHPAVYKVGFQYLAGDISGGNTRCIAILQAFQESIKDYSTPPETYLIRDLTSKINCYVSFLIECRPLSISMSNAIRFLKRRIASFPLNISDSEAITSLLSDIDHFINDKIILADKVIAKHAVSKIRDGDVLLTYASSSAVEMLLLHAHEVGKQFRVVIVDSRPKLEGKKLLRRLVGKGISCTYTHINAVSYVMHEVTRVFLGASSVLANGTVYSRVGTACIAMVAHQFRVPVLICCEAYKFHERVQLDSISCNELGDAEMISRVSGREDINSLDGWTSNENIQPLNLLYDATPSDYVSVIITDYGYGMIPAKKVAVILRENDREYWLR; encoded by the exons ATGATCCCGCACGTCTCCACCGACCTCCCCCGCCACTTCCCGCCGCTCTCCCACAATACTTCCAACTTCTCCACTCCTTCACCTATCACCAAGTCTCCGA ATGGAGGGGCAAATGTGCCTTTGAAAGAGAAGACGACCAAAGCTCAACGACGGGCGATTCAAGAGGCACAGCGTGCTGCCAAGGCTGCTATCAAag GTGAAGGAAGCAGGACTGCTAGAGTCGATTCAGCCAATGCAGGGAAGACTGTAAAGCCAGCTCCACAAAGGAAAGACAACTCTTCTGTTGCTGCTTCTGAGATAAAAAGGAGGGACAGTCAAACAGATAAAGGTAGGAAGAAAGATTTCCCTAATCCACGGATGCAGTTTGGTGATGAAAACAGATTTGACAAGACAAAGAAGCGGTCTGTAGTAAAACAAGCAGAAGCCAGGAAAATAGTTGAACTCTTTAGGCATCTACCTCAGTATGATCATGGTGCAAAGCTCACTCACCTGGAATCGAACTTCTTTCGATTAGCCCCCATCCATCCTGCTGTATACAAG GTTGGTTTCCAATATCTAGCTGGGGATATATCTGGTGGCAATACCCGGTGCATTGCGATATTGCAAGCATTTCAAGAATCAATCAAGGATTATTCTACACCACCTGAAACATACCTTATTAGGGACTTGACTTCTAAAATAAACTGTTATGTTTCTTTTCTGATAGAATGTAGACCCCTTTCAATCAGCATGAGCAATGCAATTAGGTTTCTTAAGAGACGAATTGCCAGCTTTCCCTTAAACATCTCTGATTCAGAAGCAATTACCAGTCTTCTCTCGGATATTGATCATTTTATAAACGACAAGATAATTCTAGCAGATAAGGTTATTGCGAAGCATGCTGTGTCTAAAATTAGGGATGGTGATGTTCTTCTGACATATGCATCGTCTTCTGCTGTTGAAATGCTACTGTTACATGCCCATGAGGTTGGAAAACAGTTTCGAGTGGTGATAGTTGATTCGCGTCCCAAGCTTGAAGGAAAAAAGCTGCTTCGCAGGCTTGTGGGGAAAGGAATTAGTTGTACATACACTCATATAAATGCTGTTTCTTATGTCATGCATGAAGTAACAAGAGTTTTTCTGGGTGCATCTTCGGTGTTGGCAAATGGAACTGTTTACTCAAGAGTTGGCACTGCATGTATTGCTATGGTTGCCCATCAGTTCCGTGTCCCAGTCCTGATATGTTGTGAAGCTTACAAGTTTCACGAGAGGGTTCAACTTGATTCCATTTCCTGTAATGAGCTTG GTGATGCTGAAATGATTTCAAGGGTTTCCGGTAGAGAGGATATCAATTCTTTGGATGGTTGGACTAGTAATGAGAATATACAACCCTTGAACCTGCT TTATGATGCAACACCTTCGGATTATGTATCAGTGATCATAACAGACTATGGGTATGGCATG ATACCAGCTAAAAAGGTAGCAGTTATACTCCGAGAAAATGACAGAGAATACTGGTTGAGATAG
- the LOC121805310 gene encoding translation initiation factor eIF-2B subunit delta-like isoform X1, protein MIPHVSTDLPRHFPPLSHNTSNFSTPSPITKSPSNDANSKPDGGANVPLKEKTTKAQRRAIQEAQRAAKAAIKGEGSRTARVDSANAGKTVKPAPQRKDNSSVAASEIKRRDSQTDKGRKKDFPNPRMQFGDENRFDKTKKRSVVKQAEARKIVELFRHLPQYDHGAKLTHLESNFFRLAPIHPAVYKVGFQYLAGDISGGNTRCIAILQAFQESIKDYSTPPETYLIRDLTSKINCYVSFLIECRPLSISMSNAIRFLKRRIASFPLNISDSEAITSLLSDIDHFINDKIILADKVIAKHAVSKIRDGDVLLTYASSSAVEMLLLHAHEVGKQFRVVIVDSRPKLEGKKLLRRLVGKGISCTYTHINAVSYVMHEVTRVFLGASSVLANGTVYSRVGTACIAMVAHQFRVPVLICCEAYKFHERVQLDSISCNELGDAEMISRVSGREDINSLDGWTSNENIQPLNLLYDATPSDYVSVIITDYGYGMIPAKKVAVILRENDREYWLR, encoded by the exons ATGATCCCGCACGTCTCCACCGACCTCCCCCGCCACTTCCCGCCGCTCTCCCACAATACTTCCAACTTCTCCACTCCTTCACCTATCACCAAGTCTCCGAGTAATGACGCTAATTCCAAACCTG ATGGAGGGGCAAATGTGCCTTTGAAAGAGAAGACGACCAAAGCTCAACGACGGGCGATTCAAGAGGCACAGCGTGCTGCCAAGGCTGCTATCAAag GTGAAGGAAGCAGGACTGCTAGAGTCGATTCAGCCAATGCAGGGAAGACTGTAAAGCCAGCTCCACAAAGGAAAGACAACTCTTCTGTTGCTGCTTCTGAGATAAAAAGGAGGGACAGTCAAACAGATAAAGGTAGGAAGAAAGATTTCCCTAATCCACGGATGCAGTTTGGTGATGAAAACAGATTTGACAAGACAAAGAAGCGGTCTGTAGTAAAACAAGCAGAAGCCAGGAAAATAGTTGAACTCTTTAGGCATCTACCTCAGTATGATCATGGTGCAAAGCTCACTCACCTGGAATCGAACTTCTTTCGATTAGCCCCCATCCATCCTGCTGTATACAAG GTTGGTTTCCAATATCTAGCTGGGGATATATCTGGTGGCAATACCCGGTGCATTGCGATATTGCAAGCATTTCAAGAATCAATCAAGGATTATTCTACACCACCTGAAACATACCTTATTAGGGACTTGACTTCTAAAATAAACTGTTATGTTTCTTTTCTGATAGAATGTAGACCCCTTTCAATCAGCATGAGCAATGCAATTAGGTTTCTTAAGAGACGAATTGCCAGCTTTCCCTTAAACATCTCTGATTCAGAAGCAATTACCAGTCTTCTCTCGGATATTGATCATTTTATAAACGACAAGATAATTCTAGCAGATAAGGTTATTGCGAAGCATGCTGTGTCTAAAATTAGGGATGGTGATGTTCTTCTGACATATGCATCGTCTTCTGCTGTTGAAATGCTACTGTTACATGCCCATGAGGTTGGAAAACAGTTTCGAGTGGTGATAGTTGATTCGCGTCCCAAGCTTGAAGGAAAAAAGCTGCTTCGCAGGCTTGTGGGGAAAGGAATTAGTTGTACATACACTCATATAAATGCTGTTTCTTATGTCATGCATGAAGTAACAAGAGTTTTTCTGGGTGCATCTTCGGTGTTGGCAAATGGAACTGTTTACTCAAGAGTTGGCACTGCATGTATTGCTATGGTTGCCCATCAGTTCCGTGTCCCAGTCCTGATATGTTGTGAAGCTTACAAGTTTCACGAGAGGGTTCAACTTGATTCCATTTCCTGTAATGAGCTTG GTGATGCTGAAATGATTTCAAGGGTTTCCGGTAGAGAGGATATCAATTCTTTGGATGGTTGGACTAGTAATGAGAATATACAACCCTTGAACCTGCT TTATGATGCAACACCTTCGGATTATGTATCAGTGATCATAACAGACTATGGGTATGGCATG ATACCAGCTAAAAAGGTAGCAGTTATACTCCGAGAAAATGACAGAGAATACTGGTTGAGATAG